A genomic window from Promicromonospora sukumoe includes:
- a CDS encoding 4-(cytidine 5'-diphospho)-2-C-methyl-D-erythritol kinase yields MIPRLAAAPPPSVRVRAPGKVNLGLRVGPVGDDGYHPLATIFQAVSLFEEVTATQVTPGAGISLTVSGPQADAVPTDESNLAWRAAALLAERTGLAADVQLHITKGVPVAGGMAGGSADAAAALVACDALWEAGVPRPDLVELAAELGADVPFSLLGHTAVGTGRGDLLTPAMTRGEFHWCFATQREGLSTPTVFRRFDELAGPSTPRVAPADDTAIMHALRAGDPVALGKALHNDLEGPALDLRPELADVVEVATESGALGVVVSGSGPTVAALGRSRQHALALGAAWTAADVVDAVWCATGPAPGTQIVTPMRA; encoded by the coding sequence GTGATCCCGCGTCTCGCGGCGGCCCCGCCGCCCTCGGTCCGGGTCCGTGCGCCCGGCAAGGTCAACCTCGGCCTGCGCGTGGGCCCCGTCGGCGACGACGGCTACCACCCGCTGGCCACCATCTTCCAGGCCGTCTCCCTGTTCGAGGAGGTCACGGCCACCCAGGTGACGCCCGGCGCCGGCATCTCGCTGACCGTCTCGGGCCCGCAGGCCGACGCCGTCCCGACCGACGAGTCCAACCTCGCCTGGCGTGCCGCCGCGCTGCTGGCCGAGCGCACCGGCCTGGCCGCCGACGTCCAGCTGCACATCACCAAGGGCGTGCCGGTGGCCGGCGGCATGGCGGGCGGCTCGGCCGACGCCGCAGCCGCGCTCGTGGCGTGCGACGCGCTCTGGGAGGCCGGCGTACCCCGCCCGGACCTCGTGGAGCTGGCCGCCGAGCTCGGCGCGGACGTGCCGTTCTCCCTGCTGGGGCACACCGCCGTCGGCACGGGCCGGGGCGACCTGCTCACCCCCGCGATGACGCGCGGCGAGTTCCACTGGTGCTTCGCGACGCAGCGGGAGGGCCTCTCGACGCCCACCGTGTTCCGCCGGTTCGACGAGCTGGCCGGGCCGTCGACGCCGCGGGTGGCGCCCGCCGACGACACCGCGATCATGCACGCGCTGCGGGCCGGCGACCCCGTCGCGCTCGGCAAGGCGCTGCACAACGACCTGGAGGGCCCGGCGCTCGACCTGCGCCCGGAGCTCGCCGACGTGGTCGAGGTCGCCACCGAGTCGGGGGCGCTGGGCGTCGTCGTCTCCGGGTCCGGCCCGACGGTCGCGGCGCTGGGCCGGTCGCGGCAGCACGCGCTCGCGCTGGGCGCCGCGTGGACGGCGGCCGACGTCGTCGACGCGGTCTGGTGCGCGACCGGGCCCGCCCCGGGCACGCAGATCGTGACCCCGATGCGCGCCTGA
- the rsmA gene encoding 16S rRNA (adenine(1518)-N(6)/adenine(1519)-N(6))-dimethyltransferase RsmA produces the protein MNDTSSALLGPAEIRDLAGRLGVRPTKTLGQNFLHDGGTVRKIVRTAGLRPGERVVEVGPGLGSLTLGLVEAGASVVAIEIDPVLAGQIADTVRTRVPGADFEVVLSDALDVTELPGEPPTALVANLPYNVAVPVLLTMLERFDSLERVLVMVQAEVADRIAAVPGNKIYGIPSVKAAWYASARRAGTIGRNVFWPAPNVDSALVYLERREPPTTTASRRQVFAVVDAAFAQRRKTLRAALSGVFGSGAAAEAALRAAGVDPGARGETLVVEQFARIAEQLRDLSDPQVTPGTSVSDTDEQEGDE, from the coding sequence ATGAACGACACCTCAAGCGCCCTGCTCGGTCCCGCGGAGATCCGCGACCTGGCAGGGCGCTTGGGCGTTAGGCCCACCAAGACGCTCGGCCAGAACTTCCTGCACGACGGCGGCACCGTCCGCAAGATCGTGCGCACCGCGGGGCTGCGGCCCGGCGAGCGGGTGGTCGAGGTCGGGCCCGGGCTGGGCTCCCTGACCCTGGGCCTCGTGGAGGCCGGTGCCTCCGTCGTCGCGATCGAGATCGACCCGGTCCTGGCCGGGCAGATCGCCGACACCGTGCGGACCCGGGTCCCGGGCGCCGACTTCGAGGTGGTGCTCTCCGACGCCCTCGACGTCACCGAGCTGCCCGGCGAGCCGCCGACGGCGCTCGTCGCGAACCTCCCGTACAACGTGGCCGTCCCGGTGCTGCTCACCATGCTGGAGCGGTTCGACTCCCTGGAGCGCGTGCTCGTGATGGTGCAGGCCGAGGTCGCCGACCGCATCGCCGCCGTGCCGGGGAACAAGATCTACGGCATCCCGTCGGTGAAGGCCGCGTGGTACGCGTCGGCCCGCCGCGCCGGGACCATCGGGCGCAACGTCTTCTGGCCCGCGCCCAACGTCGACTCCGCGCTCGTGTACCTCGAGCGCCGGGAGCCGCCGACGACCACCGCCTCGCGCCGGCAGGTCTTCGCCGTCGTGGACGCCGCGTTCGCGCAGCGCCGCAAGACGCTGCGCGCCGCCCTGTCCGGGGTGTTCGGCTCCGGTGCCGCCGCTGAGGCGGCGCTCCGGGCCGCCGGCGTCGATCCGGGCGCCCGGGGTGAGACGCTCGTGGTCGAGCAGTTCGCGCGCATCGCGGAGCAGCTCCGCGACCTGTCAGACCCACAGGTCACCCCGGGGACCTCTGTGTCTGACACCGACGAGCAGGAGGGGGACGAGTGA